From the genome of Oceanispirochaeta sp., one region includes:
- a CDS encoding DUF188 domain-containing protein: MTVWIDGDSCPKQVRDIVNSRCVREKIALHYVANSPLPLPDSSYITMSLTSDAPDSADDFIVQNSRPGDLVLTRDIPLASALVKKQMVVMNDRGNLFTKDNVSERLSQRDFMQMMREAGIGQDKGKNYGPKEIKAFSSCFDRELVRMLREERFRKAAGTR; encoded by the coding sequence ATGACGGTCTGGATAGATGGGGATTCCTGCCCCAAACAGGTCCGAGATATTGTGAATTCCCGCTGTGTGAGAGAGAAGATAGCCCTCCACTATGTGGCCAACAGTCCACTTCCTCTGCCTGATTCATCCTACATTACAATGAGCCTCACATCGGATGCACCGGACAGCGCCGATGATTTTATCGTTCAGAACAGCAGGCCCGGTGATCTGGTTCTGACAAGAGACATTCCCCTGGCTTCGGCACTGGTTAAAAAACAAATGGTCGTCATGAATGACCGTGGGAATCTCTTCACTAAAGACAATGTGAGTGAGCGCCTGTCTCAAAGAGACTTTATGCAGATGATGAGGGAGGCTGGAATCGGCCAGGATAAAGGGAAGAATTATGGTCCGAAAGAAATCAAGGCCTTTTCCTCCTGTTTTGACAGGGAACTGGTCAGGATGCTCCGGGAGGAACGGTTCAGAAAGGCAGCCGGGACCCGATAA